From one Gemmatimonadaceae bacterium genomic stretch:
- a CDS encoding efflux RND transporter periplasmic adaptor subunit, with translation MGAVLVARYAARGPSPEAAAAGHNHGAAAAADAAQPVMLTAEQAQRIGVTYATVEHSALNPEVRTVAQVTVDETRVRSVTLKFDGWVDRLYVDYTGRDVQAGEPLVAVYAPMLLSAEEELVISAKLARDVAGKDAVTVANAQSLLHAARQRLLNWDVPAAEVERVERTGEAQKSLMIRAPYGGVVVDKLVVQGQRMMAGDALFRLADLSVVWVEGEVFEKDLPLVHVGEWVDVELQALPGQVRRGRIVFVQPTVSSETRTVRVRVELENATAALKPGMYATILIRTMGGVSVLHVPRSAVLSTGRRDLVFVQRADGMLEPRDIVRGLATDDRVEVKSGLRMGEKVVASATFLVDAESNLGSMLGGMAGMPGMDMSAPAGAGAKPEEPKADHSKDNMKGMDMPMQKVPASAKPVPKVPAMAHDMPGMEMPAAPRKNVKPPKAGKPDTMPPMAGMKHPND, from the coding sequence GTGGGCGCGGTGCTCGTCGCGCGCTATGCGGCGCGCGGTCCATCGCCCGAAGCAGCCGCCGCTGGGCACAACCACGGCGCCGCGGCGGCGGCGGACGCGGCGCAGCCGGTGATGCTGACGGCGGAACAGGCGCAGCGAATCGGCGTCACGTACGCAACCGTGGAGCACAGCGCGCTGAATCCCGAGGTGCGCACCGTCGCCCAAGTCACCGTCGACGAAACACGGGTCCGCAGCGTGACGCTCAAGTTCGATGGCTGGGTCGACCGGTTGTACGTGGACTACACGGGACGTGATGTCCAGGCAGGGGAGCCGCTGGTGGCCGTGTACGCCCCGATGCTATTGAGTGCAGAGGAAGAACTCGTGATCTCTGCGAAGTTGGCGCGCGACGTCGCCGGCAAGGACGCCGTGACGGTGGCCAACGCGCAGTCGCTCCTGCATGCGGCGCGCCAACGGTTGCTCAACTGGGATGTGCCCGCGGCCGAGGTGGAGCGCGTGGAACGCACGGGCGAGGCGCAGAAGTCCCTGATGATCCGCGCGCCCTACGGCGGGGTGGTGGTGGACAAGCTGGTCGTGCAAGGCCAGCGGATGATGGCGGGCGACGCACTCTTCCGGCTCGCCGATCTCTCCGTCGTGTGGGTCGAAGGCGAGGTGTTCGAGAAGGACCTGCCGTTGGTGCACGTCGGCGAATGGGTCGACGTGGAGTTGCAGGCGCTACCAGGCCAGGTGCGCCGGGGACGCATCGTTTTCGTACAACCCACGGTGAGCAGCGAAACGCGCACGGTCCGCGTGCGCGTGGAGTTGGAGAACGCCACTGCCGCACTGAAGCCTGGCATGTACGCCACCATCCTTATTCGCACGATGGGCGGCGTGTCCGTGCTGCACGTGCCGCGGTCTGCCGTTCTTTCGACCGGTCGCCGCGATCTCGTTTTCGTGCAGCGCGCCGATGGCATGCTCGAGCCGCGGGACATCGTACGTGGCTTGGCCACCGACGACCGCGTAGAGGTGAAGTCCGGCCTGCGGATGGGCGAGAAGGTTGTGGCGTCGGCCACCTTCCTGGTCGACGCGGAGTCGAACCTCGGCTCGATGCTCGGCGGGATGGCGGGCATGCCGGGCATGGACATGTCGGCGCCGGCCGGCGCGGGCGCGAAGCCAGAAGAACCGAAAGCGGACCATTCGAAAGACAACATGAAGGGCATGGATATGCCGATGCAGAAGGTCCCCGCGTCGGCGAAACCGGTGCCGAAAGTACCAGCGATGGCACATGACATGCCCGGGATGGAGATGCCGGCTGCGCCAAGGAAGAACGTGAAACCGCCGAAGGCAGGAAAGCCGGATACCATGCCGCCCATGGCTGGCATGAAGCACCCCAACGACTGA
- a CDS encoding TolC family protein yields MERSFTGSYAARYGRTRFRWLRPWLAALAGVAARAIPLVAQVPSSPPRGLTLGALFATADRLNPRITAANALVSAAAARVPGTRRPPDPQVQLGFMNRALPGLGPMDPLGMTQLQVMQMVPTAGKLGLAGAAAEARVGGTRARALDLRWEVRSQVAAAFYEVYRTERSIEIALGTRRLMEDVASTSEAMYRVGETAQADVLKARVEVSRMTEDITAMRAMRAVNLARLGGLLNQPVDSTATAVLPAYPDRLPSLDSLIGQAATVRPMVQAGEADLRAAEADARLATREIWPDLQVGVQYGQRGGMSGVERMGSLMLGASVPIFAKSRQYRMRDETGAMRAMAAADLAAMKAETRAKVGEAYAEWTRARNLRSLYLASVLPQARAAVTASLAAYRVGRVNLMTLLDNQATVNRYEQELASLDAAEGMALADLEMLLGRELFDPNAGRATPGGNR; encoded by the coding sequence ATGGAGCGCTCCTTCACAGGTTCGTACGCCGCGCGATACGGTCGTACGCGATTCCGTTGGCTCCGTCCGTGGCTCGCCGCGCTCGCCGGGGTCGCCGCGCGCGCCATTCCATTAGTTGCACAGGTGCCGTCGTCGCCGCCTCGCGGCCTCACGCTCGGCGCGCTGTTCGCAACCGCGGATCGCCTCAATCCACGAATCACCGCAGCGAATGCGCTGGTGTCGGCTGCTGCGGCGCGCGTACCGGGCACCCGACGGCCCCCCGATCCGCAGGTGCAGCTCGGCTTCATGAACCGCGCGCTGCCAGGCCTCGGTCCCATGGATCCGCTCGGCATGACACAACTGCAGGTCATGCAGATGGTACCGACGGCGGGAAAGCTCGGATTGGCGGGTGCGGCGGCCGAGGCGCGAGTCGGCGGAACGCGCGCGCGCGCGCTGGATCTCCGGTGGGAGGTGCGCAGCCAGGTCGCAGCCGCCTTCTATGAGGTGTATCGCACCGAACGCAGCATCGAGATCGCCCTCGGTACGCGCCGATTGATGGAAGACGTGGCCTCGACGTCGGAGGCGATGTATCGCGTGGGTGAGACAGCGCAGGCTGATGTCCTGAAGGCGCGAGTAGAAGTCAGTCGCATGACCGAGGACATCACGGCCATGCGGGCCATGCGGGCCGTCAATCTTGCGCGGCTCGGTGGGTTGCTCAACCAGCCGGTCGATTCCACGGCGACGGCCGTGTTGCCGGCGTATCCGGATCGCCTGCCCTCGCTCGATAGCCTGATCGGGCAAGCCGCGACGGTGCGCCCGATGGTGCAAGCCGGCGAGGCCGACCTGCGCGCGGCAGAGGCGGATGCTCGGCTGGCCACCCGCGAAATCTGGCCGGACCTGCAGGTCGGCGTGCAGTACGGACAGCGCGGTGGCATGAGCGGCGTCGAACGGATGGGCAGCCTGATGCTGGGGGCCAGCGTGCCGATTTTCGCGAAGAGCCGACAGTACCGTATGCGCGACGAGACCGGCGCGATGCGGGCGATGGCCGCCGCCGACTTGGCCGCCATGAAGGCGGAAACGCGCGCGAAAGTCGGCGAGGCATACGCGGAATGGACCCGCGCACGGAACCTCCGGTCTCTGTATCTGGCATCGGTGCTGCCGCAGGCCCGAGCTGCCGTCACCGCCTCGTTGGCGGCGTACCGCGTGGGCCGCGTGAACCTCATGACCTTGCTGGATAACCAGGCCACCGTCAATCGCTACGAGCAGGAACTGGCGTCGCTGGACGCCGCCGAAGGCATGGCCCTGGCCGACCTGGAGATGTTGCTTGGCCGCGAACTCTTTGACCCCAATGCCGGCCGTGCGACGCCGGGAGGAAACCGATAA